A genomic stretch from Cyprinus carpio isolate SPL01 chromosome A12, ASM1834038v1, whole genome shotgun sequence includes:
- the LOC109054616 gene encoding neuralized-like protein 2: MAAVLGQFMEFHLVHGTNVKLDPSRTQATRVESFANGVCFSKDPLSPGEIFLVEIEEKELGWCGHLRIGLTAHDPRTLGTVPEYSLPDLVDMGDSWVFAITRNHNKVIEDEGGEAEGGEQPNVGDEAENKPKTFFTDTHLYIENMSIPRDKLVGRSRPGRYSHILDDLYKTNALPPTARRSRIGVVYVPKGQEYADMHIIINGEDMGASAKKIPTNKPLYAVVDVFAATKSVRIVQVEYGFASLQTLCRKTIQKHIILRMALDWLELPELLKHYCKYE, translated from the exons ATGGCAGCAGTTTTGGGTCAGTTTATGGAATTCCATTTAGTTCATGGGACAAATGTGAAACTGGACCCCTCGAGGACTCAGGCCACCCGAGTAGAAAGTTTTGCAAATGGCGTCTGCTTCAGTAAAGACCCTTTAAGCCCTGGAGAGATCTTCCTAGTGGAGATTGAAGAGAAAGAACTGGGTTGGTGTGGTCATTTAAGGATTGGACTCACTGCCCATGACCCTCGAACACTGGGTACTGTGCCAGAATACTCTCTGCCTGATCTTGTCGATATGGGAGACAGCTGGGTATTTGCAATAACAAGAAACCATAATAAAGTCATTGAGGATGAAGGAGGAGAAGCAGAAGGTGGTGAACAGCCAAATGTTGGTGATGAAGCAGAAAACAAGCctaaaacatttttcacagaCACTCACCTGTACATAGAAAACATGAGCATACCCAGAGACAAGTTAGTGGGACGCAGTCGGCCTGGGAGGTACAGTCACATCCTGGATGATCTGTACAAAACCAACGCTCTACCTCCCACTGCCCGTCGCAGTCGGATAGGGGTTGTCTATGTACCAAAGGGACAAGAGTATGCTGACATGCACATTATCATCAATGGTGAAGACATGGGAGCCTCTGCTAAAAAGATCCCCACCAATAAGCCGCTGTATGCTGTTGTGGATGTATTTGCAGCTACTAAAAGTGTTCGGATTGTTCAGGTGGAATATGGAT TTGCCTCACTGCAGACACTCTGCCGAAAGACAATTCAGAAACACATCATTCTCAGAATGGCTTTGGACTGGCTGGAACTTCCGGAGTTACTTAAACACTATTGCAAATATGAATGA
- the LOC109054606 gene encoding testis-expressed protein 2-like: protein MAGTTENEGTHKLAGGTQRPGLQLQQDTDQRGIVIQLTDTEGEWDNLDDSDLIFTLDCDGKKSLSSLRNQRPCSVDIQTEGEWGLSSPAFNVPLSPSSPGSLGNSFTPRSGFLSPTHRPLASLVKSLSTELELKESSLKPKPFLSLVKSISTELSRSEPEVSQSRSDSKLNLHLFSQFTQPKNRNGDSRTAPPSPVNMSPTEPKASFFKMELEDTRRKLSEAMQEPLSVFSKIMREDSVGSPKHQRSTGSVDSPSYKGFGIGKTNTDLPASESPKSARKAESEFLPECNWPVRHRKRCVQKSSLSHEHHSRHVDIGPVMSSTHGNASQSTNVNRTDQDDLGEDVTKQCSSPVPGVALACVAFLTYCYFIFPLSAYWSGLFYGLVCGLMLGFVLIRWGSIRHLSTSHQHRLHGTSYNNILFETLQSNISSLKGWMNEMYTYDPEIYHPSLMHTVYVTLDGPCLRLDYPRTNIPRWATFDEPCYEKIFTHSRIFHLTSSKVFLLPLALAHKRVWNRKYPICISLAEGAVEGDEISEGQGEAQKIEKPPGSTTNVSHPVTLYLFGRTGREKEEWFHQLFSASIHNEEGHFESISADKSALHEENPLSLSHGGESSDKDSSEDVFHSDLVGRVKENILPDYTSYMTSLIFSAHASPLQSPCQSSTQGSPTDKEQTFCCHEDETKPDWLNSLVGRIFWDFLHEKYWADKVQQKIQRKLSKIRLPYFMDELTLTELAMGSSMPQITGTSLPQINSTGLWLHLEVEYTGALQMTLETKINFSKLGKEGVPESETELETINVFSRSRLSLLADSDEESSSAGSSEEEDVSSADTQGTLTEKAIPGVEGAAAGGSTSRRILRFVDKIAKSKYFQKATENEYIKKKIEEMSNTPILLAVEVQELSGTLAVNIPPPPTDRIWYSFCGPPKLDLRVRPKLGEREVTFCHVTEWIEKKLQDEFQKVFVLPNMDDIYLPLMHSGMDNTPDFPQYPAKLSQHSSMASTDRCDLEHSTELQ from the exons ATGGCAGGGACGACAGAAAATGAAGGAACCCACAAATTGGCCGGCGGGACCCAGAGGCCAGGTTTACAGCTGCAGCAGGACACGGACCAGAGAGGCATAGTGATCCAACTGACGGACACCGAGGGTGAATGGGATAATCTTGATGACAGTGACCTCATATTCACCTTGGATTGTGATGGCAAAAAGTCACTCAGCTCCCTCCGGAACCAAAGACCATGTTCGGTTGACATTCAGACGGAGGGGGAATGGGGTCTCAGCTCACCTGCATTCAATGttcctctctctccatcttcaCCAGGCTCCTTGGGAAACTCTTTTACCCCAAGGTCTGGCTTCCTCTCACCAACTCACCGGCCTCTGGCCAGCTTAGTGAAGTCATTATCTACAGAATTGGAACTGAAAGAGTCTTCTCTAAAGCCCAAACCATTCCTCAGCCTTGTGAAGTCGATTTCCACCGAGCTTTCTCGCAGTGAGCCGGAGGTGTCTCAATCCAGGTCTGATTCCAAGCTCAATTTGCACTTGTTCTCACAATTTACCCAACCCAAAAACCGCAATGGTGACTCCCGCACTGCCCCTCCATCTCCAGTCAACATGTCCCCCACCGAGCCCAAAGCCAGCTTCTTCAAAATGGAGCTAGAGGACACCCGACGCAAGCTCTCGGAGGCAATGCAGGAACCTTTGAGCGTGTTCAGTAAGATCATGCGTGAAGATAGTGTTGGCAGCCCCAAGCACCAAAGGAGTACAGGATCAGTGGACTCTCCAAGCTACAAAGGCTTTGGAATTGGGAAAACGAACACTGACTTACCTGCATCCGAATCTCCTAAAAGTGCTAGGAAAGCAGAAAGTGAGTTTCTACCAGAGTGCAACTGGCCTGTGAGACATCGCAAACGGTGTGTGCAGAAATCGTCCCTTTCCCATGAGCACCATAGCAGACATGTAGACATCGGGCCTGTGATGTCCAGCACTCATGGCAATGCATCCCAGAGCACAAATGTGAATAGAACTGATCAAGATGATTTGGGAGAAGATGTGACAAAACAATGCTCCTCTCCAGTGCCAGGGGTGGCTCTTGCCTGTGTAGCATTTCTGACATACTGCTACTTTATCTTTCCTTTGTCGGCGTATTGGTCTGGCCTGTTCTATGGTTTAGTGTGTGGATTAATGTTGGGGTTTGTGCTGATCCGCTGGGGCTCCATCAGACACCTGTCCACCAGTCACCAACATAGACTACATGGGACCTCCTATAATAACATTCTCTTTGAAACCCTACAAAGCAATATATCTTCTCTCAAG GGCTGGATGAACGAGATGTACACATATGATCCAGAGATTTACCATCCATCCCTTATGCACACTGTGTATGTCACATTGGACGGACCCTGTTTGCGGCTTGACTACCCACGTACCAACATTCCCCGCTGGGCTACATTTGATGAGCCCTGTTACGAAAAGATTTTCACCCACTCACGGATATTTCATCTCACTAGCAGCAAG GTATTTCTTCTACCACTGGCTTTGGCACACAAGAGAGTGTGGAACAGGAAATATCCAATCTGCATAAGTTTGGCTGAAGGAGCTGTGGAGGGAGACGAGATATCAGAGGGTCAGGGGGAGGCTCAGAAAATAGAGAAACCCCCTGGCTCTACGACAAATGTTTCCCATCCTGTCACACTCTACCTCTTTGGACGAACAGGACGGGAGAAAGAGGAATGGTTCCATCAACTGTTTTCCGCATCCATTCACAATGAAGAGGGCCATTTTGAATCAATATCTGCTG ATAAATCTGCATTGCATGAGGAGAACCCTCTAAGTCTGTCACATGGTGGTGAAAGCTCAGACAAGGACAGCAGTGAAGATGTGTTTCATAGTGATCTGGTTGGCAGAGTAAAGGAGAACATTTTACCAGACTATACTTCTTACATGACTAGTCTCATCTTCTCAGCACATGCCAGTCCTCTGCAAAGCCCCTGTCAAAGCAGCACCCAGGGCAGTCCTACTGACAAAGAACAG ACTTTTTGTTGCCATGAGGATGAAACAAAACCTGACTGGTTAAATTCACTAGTTGGTCGGATCTTTTGGGATTTCCTCCATGAGAAATACTGGGCCGATAAAGTCCAACAAAAGATTCAGCGAAAGCTGAGCAAAATTCGG TTGCCTTACTTCATGGATGAATTGACCCTAACCGAACTGGCCATGGGCTCCAGCATGCCCCAGATAACAGGCACATCTCTACCACAGATCAACAGCACAG GCCTTTGGTTGCATTTGGAGGTGGAGTACACAGGAGCGCTACAAATGACTCTAGAGACCAAAATCAACTTCTCCAAACTTGGGAAGGAGGGAGTCCCTGAGTCAGAGACTGAATTGGAGACCATTAATGTGTt TAGCAGGTCCAGGCTCTCTCTGCTGGCTGACAGTGATGAGGAATCCTCAAGTGCGGGATCCTCTGAAGAGGAGGACGTTTCATCTGCTGACACTCAAGGAACTCTGACTGAAAAGGCTATACCTGGTGTTGAGGG GGCTGCAGCTGGAGGCAGTACTAGTAGGCGTATTTTGAGATTTGTCGACAAGATTGCCAAGTCTAAGTATTTCCAGAAGGCCACGGAAAAtgagtacattaaaaaaaagattgaggAAATGTCCAACACCCCTATACTGCTTGCAGTGGAAGTTCAAGAGCTCTCTGGAACACTGGCTGTCAACATTCCTCCTCCCCCCACTGACAGAATATG GTATAGTTTCTGCGGGCCCCCAAAGCTTGATCTAAGAGTCAGACCCAAACTGGGAGAGCGAGAAGTGACTTTCTGTCATGTGACTGAATGGATTGAAAAGAAGCTGCAGGATGAGTTCCAG aaagtttttgttttgccCAACATGGATGACATTTACCTGCCGCTAATGCACTCTGGGATGGACAACACACCAGATTTCCCACAATACCCTGCAAAGCTCTCCCAGCATTCCTCTATGGCCTCCACTGACAGGTGTGATCTGGAACATTCTACAGAACTACAGTAG